The following are encoded together in the Chaetodon trifascialis isolate fChaTrf1 chromosome 3, fChaTrf1.hap1, whole genome shotgun sequence genome:
- the arl6ip5a gene encoding ADP-ribosylation factor-like 6 interacting protein 5a: MAKVELTPLRTWDDFFPGSERFAKPDTKDLAKWNNRVVSNLLYYQTNYLALAVVVFLIVGFLNPLGMFTAMAVVSGVFLGSVWAGENRAVINNFKRQNPTAFVIAVMVASYILISMLGSVMVFMSAITLPLALICAHASFRLRNMKNKLENKIEGAGLKRSPMGILLEALGQQEENFQKIQSFLEGKLKE, translated from the exons ATGGCTAAAGTGGAGCTGACACCGCTCAGAACATGGGACGACTTCTTCCCCGGCTCGGAAAGATTCGCTAAACCAGATACGAAAGATTTGGCGAAATGGAACAACAGAGTTGTCAGCAACCTGCTTTATTATCAAACAAACTATTTGGCTTTGGCCGTCGTTGTTTTCCTCATTGTCGG GTTCCTGAACCCTCTGGGGATGTTCACAGCCATGGCCGTGGTGTCGGGCGTCTTCCTGGGTTCGGTGTGGGCCGGAGAGAACAGAGCTGTGATCAACAACTTCAAGAGGCAGAATCCCACGGCGTTTGTGATCGCGGTCATGGTCGCCAGCTACATCTTAATATCTATGCTGGGGAGCGTCATGGTGTTTATGTCTGCAATCACTTTACCTCTGGCTT TGATATGTGCACATGCTTCGTTCCGCCTCCGCAACATGAAGAATAAACTGGAGAACAAGATCGAAGGAGCCGGACTGAAGAGGTCACCCATGGGCATTTTGCTGGAGGCTCTGGGTCAGCAGGAGGAGAACTTTCAAAAGATCCAGAGCTTTCTGGAGGGAAAACTGAAGGAGTGA
- the trnt1 gene encoding CCA tRNA nucleotidyltransferase 1, mitochondrial codes for MWRVLSPRVIGRIGLCWRSLFTMQLKTSEFQSLFSDGLNELAEVFEKHHHELRIAGGAVRDLLSGKRPEDVDFATTATPEEMKRMFQSAGIRMINNKGEKHGTITARLHNENFEVTTLRVDVQTDGRHAEVEFTTDWQKDAERRDLTINSMFLGLDGTLYDYFKGYEDLQNCKVRFVGSAEQRIQEDYLRILRYFRFYGRVALEPDDHEPETLDAIRKNGRGLAGISGERIWVELKKMVVGNHASHLLDLIYRLELAQYIGLPLDGNVEEMKQVWQNARDHSPKPMTILAALLHCPEEVEKMDIRLKVSKEEKNLPLFLIKYRRELRKSQDEPDSLKPFTDFIIDSRELDSQTKVCELLKYQGEEKLLAELCRWSIPRFPVSGHDLRRMGVTSGKEIGATLQKLRDIWKRSHYQMDKDELLSYVKP; via the exons ATGTGGAGGGTTTTGAGTCCTCGTGTGATTGGTAGAATAGGTCTCTGTTGGAGGAGTCTCTTCACGATGCAGCTGAAGACCAGCGAGTTTCAGTCTCTGTTCAGCGATGGCCTGAATGAGCTAGCAG AGGTCTTTGAGAAGCACCACCATGAGCTGAGGATAGCTGGAGGGGCTGTGCGTGACCTGCTGTCGGGGAAGCGGCCTGAAGATGTCGACTTTGCCACCACAGCCACTCCAGAGGAAATGAAGCGCATGTTCCAGAGTGCCGGGATCAGGATGATCAACAATAAAGGAGAGAAGCATGGGACTATTACAGCAAGA CTACACAATGAGAACTTTGAGGTGACCACGTTGCGAGTGGATGTTCAGACAGATGGACGTCATGCAGAGGTGGAATTCACCACTGACTGGCAGAAAGACGCTGAGCGGAGAGACCTCACCATCAATTCTATGTTTTTAG GTCTCGATGGCACATTATATGACTATTTCAAAGGGTATGAAGACCTACAGAACTGCAAGGTTCGGTTTGTTGGCAGTGCTGAACAAAGAATCCAAGAAGACTACCTGAGAATACTGCGCTATTTCAG GTTCTATGGCAGGGTGGCTTTGGAGCCTGATGACCATGAGCCTGAGACATTGGATGCCATCAGGAAAAATGGCCGCGGACTGGCAGGCATATCAGGAGAACGAATTTGGGTTGAATTAAAGAAGATGGTGGTTGGTAACCATGCTTCTCATCTGCTGGATCTGATATACCGTCTGGAACTGGCCCAGTACATag gtTTACCTCTAGATGGCAATGTTGAGGAGATGAAGCAGGTGTGGCAGAACGCCAGAGACCACTCTCCCAAACCCATGACCATCCTGGCAGCACTCCTCCACTGCCCAGAGGAGGTGGAAAAGATGGACATCCGACTGAAGGTGTCCAAAGAGGAGAAGAATCTGCCTCTATTCCTGATAAAGTACAGACGGGAGCTCCGCAAGAGCCAAGATGAGCCAGACAGCCTCAAACCCTTCACTGACTTTATCATTGAT AGTCGAGAGCTGGACTCCCAGACTAAAGTGTGTGAGCTACTGAAGTATCAAGGTGAGGAGAAGCTGCTGGCAGAGCTCTGCAGATGGTCCATCCCTCGCTTCCCCGTCAGCGGTCACGATCTGAGGAGGATGGGCGTCACGTCAGGCAAAGAGATAGGTGCCACCTTACAGAAGCTCCGGGACATCTGGAAGAGAAGTCATTATCAGATGGACAAAGATGAACTCCTCAGTTATGTAAAGCCTTGA
- the avpr2b.1 gene encoding vasopressin V2 receptor has product MAWFSVNTSNITLGSALSEDEPRDERLAQVEIALLSIIFITAGVLNFGVLLLLWKRRKQLSRMRIFVFHLCVADLVVTFFQVCPQLMWDITDRFVGPDILCRAVKYLQVVGMFASTYMIVVMTIDRYQAICKPMVTFQRGRARWNGSVCAAWCVSLIGSLPQIFIFSRVEVAPGVYDCWAQFIKPWGPRAYVTWTALVIFVLPILTVIVCQVRICRTVHFNFHMKTHHDGQKVVNKPLSSRASSVAGVSKARVKTVKMTVVIVLVYIICWAPFFTVQLWSVWDVEAPTQNAAFTILMLLASLNSCANPCIYLLFSGKLPKKLVAMMCVDQPDLKESIQEEATMVSSLYISLKSLSDCR; this is encoded by the exons ATGGCTTGGTTCAGTGTAAATACCAGTAACATCACTTTGGGGAGCGCTCTATCTGAGGATGAGCCGCGAGATGAGCGCCTGGCTCAGGTGGAAATCGCTCTTCtgtccatcatcttcatcactgcagGAGTCCTGAACTTTGGGGTCTTATTGTTGCTGTGGAAGCGGAGGAAGCAACTCTCAAGGATGCGCATCTTCGTTTTCCATCTGTGCGTCGCCGATCTTGTGGTCACTTTCTTCCAAGTTTGTCCCCAACTCATGTGGGACATCACTGACAGATTCGTTGGTCCAGATATATTGTGCCGCGCAGTGAAGTACCTGCAGGTGGTCGGGATGTTTGCCTCCACTTACATGATCGTAGTGATGACGATAGACCGATATCAAGCCATCTGCAAGCCCATGGTGACTTTCCAGAGAGGCAGAGCGCGCTGGAACGGGTCCGTGTGCGCCGCCTGGTGCGTCTCCCTCATCGGCAGCCTACCGCAGATCTTCATCTTCTCCCGGGTCGAGGTCGCTCCCGGAGTGTACGACTGCTGGGCGCAGTTCATCAAGCCGTGGGGACCGAGAGCCTACGTGACCTGGACGGCTCTGGTGATATTCGTCCTGCCTATTCTCACGGTGATCGTGTGCCAGGTGCGCATCTGCCGCACCGTGCACTTCAACTTTCACATGAAGACGCACCACGACGGACAGAAGGTGGTCAACAAGCCGCTGTCCTCCAGGGCCAGCAGTGTGGCGGGGGTGTCCAAGGCGAGGGTGAAGACGGTGAAGATGACCGTGGTCATCGTGCTCGTCTACATCATCTGTTGGGCGCCTTTCTTCACCGTGCAGCTCTGGTCTGTCTGGGACGTCGAGGCGCCCACTCAGA aTGCAGCCTTCACCATCTTGATGCTGCTGGCCAGTCTGAACAGCTGTGCCAACCCCTGCATATACCTGCTGTTCAGTGGGAAGCTGCCCAAGAAACTGGTGGCCATGATGTGTGTGGATCAGCCCGATCTGAAGGAGTCCATCCAGGAGGAGGCCACTATGGTCAGCTCCCTGTATATCAGCCTCAAGAGTCTCTCAGACTGCAGATAA